One segment of Candidatus Micropelagos thuwalensis DNA contains the following:
- a CDS encoding DUF2065 domain-containing protein — protein MKIIIFILGIILAFEGAIYALFPSAFKNLLMQLKDIETEKLRYFGLGAMTLGVVLVWLSGMR, from the coding sequence ATGAAAATAATTATATTCATTCTGGGTATCATTCTGGCTTTTGAGGGAGCCATATATGCCCTGTTTCCTTCGGCTTTTAAAAATCTCCTTATGCAATTAAAAGACATTGAAACAGAAAAACTTAGATATTTTGGACTTGGGGCGATGACATTGGGCGTTGTTTTAGTTTGGCTCTCTGGTATGAGGTAA